The nucleotide sequence CGCAACCGATCTCATTACCGAAGAAGCAGAACACTTCCTGAAAGATCAGCAGACAACAGACAAACCATTCTTTCTGTTCCTGTCCTACAATGCGCCCCATTTCGGTAAAGGCTGGTCTCCCGGCGATCAGAGTCCGGTCAATATCATGCAGGCTCGCGGCGATGATTTAAAACGGGTCGGAACCATCAAAGATAAAGTCCGCCGCGAATTCGCCGCCATGACGGTTTCCCTCGATGATGGCATTGGTCGCGTCATGTCTTCGCTGAAAAATAACGGGCTGGACCAGAATACGCTGGTCATCTTCATGACAGACCACGGCGGCGACTATGTTTACGGCGGCAACAATCAACCCTTTCGAGGCGCCAAAGCGACCCTGTTCGAAGGCGGCATTCGCGTCCCCTGCATCATCCGCTGGCCGGGTAAGATCAAAGCAGGTACGGAAACGAACGAGGTCGCCTGGGCGCTCGATCTGTTCCCGACCATTTGTCATTTCGCCAATGTCGATACAGACGGATTGACTCTGGATGGAAAAGACATCTCCGGTCTGTTAACCCGCCAGACGCCAGTGGGAACCAGAGAACTCTACTGGCAACTCGGTCCCCACGCCGAACTGAAACGAGGTCGCTGGTCTGCATTAAGGCAAGGCGACTGGAAGTACATTCAGGATGCTGGCGGAGAAGAGTTTCTGTTCGATCTCAAAGCCGACCCTTATGAGAAACAGAATCTGACTCAGTCTCAGTCAACGAAGCTGACAGAACTTCAGGAACGCCGCGATACACTGGTAAAAACACTGACGCCTCAGGTTAAATCAATCGCCCCATAAACTCTTTTATAATTTTGCAGCAAAGACGATCCTACATGTCACAGCACGTTAAAAAAAGTTTCGGCTTCCTGAAAACCACCGCGATCGGGGGGCTGATTTTTCTATTGCCATTAATCGTGATCGGAGCGCTCGTCGGACAAATCGTGCCCATCGTGCTTTCCATCGCCACGTTCCTCTCCGATTACATTCCCGTCAAAACTCCTGCGGGCATCGCCATGCTGATTGGCCTCGCACTGGGCATCGTACTCCTGCTGTGCTTTGCCGCTGGCCTGGTAGCACGCTGGTCCATCGGGCGAAGTCTGTCACGATTGATCGAGAAGAATCTGATCCTGCTATTCCCCCGCTACGCTATCTACCGGGAACAGCTGAAAGGCAGTATCGGCGGCGATCATAATAAGCCGGAAATGCTGCCAGTCCTGGTGCGCCTGGATGACATGACCCGCATCGCCTTCGAAGCCGAACGCACCGACGAAAAACTCGTCTCCGTCTACATGCCCGGCTCCCCCGATCCCTGGTCCGGCTGGGTCGTCTTTATGACCCCTGATCGCGTCGAACGACTGGATATCCCGTTCTCCGAGGCGCTCGGAATCTGCGAACGCATGGGGCGTGAATCACTGTATCTGCTCGAACCCTCACCGGTTCTTAAACAAAAATAAAGCATGTTTCGGTTTCGCACAGCCGTCGCGTCGTTTACGATAATACTGAGACATTGCCGCATTAATCCTGCCCGAAACGATCCAACACAGGGAACTCCTGCCATGCCCGTTCATCTGCCTGCACAAAATCGTCGTCAGTTCCTTTTCACGCTGGGTGCCGGCTTCGTCACCTGTTCTACCGGTCTACTGGCAGCAGAACAGAAAACACAGCAGTCCGACATTGTTTATCTCTTAAATGATACGCACATCGGCGAAAAGCATCCCCCAAAGTCTCCCATCCCCACGCATCTCCGGGAGATCGTCACTGAACTGGTGGAATTGCCGCAAAAACCTGCCTGCGTCCTGATCAACGGCGATCTTGCACTCCGTGATGGGCAACCCGGCGATTATCGACACTTTGCCAGTCTGATTCAGCCACTGCAGGAAGCGAAAATTGATACACATCTCACACTGGGAAATCACGACGAACGCGATGTCTTTTATGAAGTGATGCAGGAACAGAGACCCTCTGCCCCTCCTGTCAAATCACGACATATCTCCGTCGTGCAGACGAAGTTTGCTAACTTCTTCCTGCTCGATTCGCTTCACAAAACGATGGTCACTCAGGGGACGCTTGGGAAAGAACAGCGTTCCTGGCTGGCCAATGCACTTGATGCACACGCCGACAAACCGGCGATCATTGTCACCCACCACAACCCGCGACTGGGGGGAGACCCCGTCCACTTTCCCGGCGGACTGACCGATTCGGAAGAGCTCTGGGAATTACTGGTTTCGCGGCCGCAGGTCAAAGCCTATATCCACGGTCACATTCATGATCGCGGTAACGCCCAGCATAAAGGGATCCACATTCTCAACACACCCGCTACTTCCTATGTGGCCAACCCTGATCATTCCACAACAGGCTGGACTATAGCACAGCTCACACCAACCGGCGTCACACTGACAACGCGTACCAATATCGAAGACCATGCCTGGAACCGACAGACAAAAACACTCACCTGGCGCTGAACCGCCAGGCGAATCATATTCTGAAGTTACTCCTGCCGGGGCAGAAACAGGCCTAACCGTTTCCTTTCACGAAGAACCGTGACCGGAACGGATTCGCCAGGCTTCAATTCATTCACGCCATACGCCAGCAGGTCGGTCTCTCGTTTCAGATCTTTTCTGCCGTTATAGGAAAGAATCAGATCCCCTTTCTGGAAACCCGCTTTCTTAGCTGCGGCATGGGCGCCGTACTGCCCCAGATGCTTGATACGCAGTGCCATATCGGGAGACGCCATTGTCAGTCCGATCTGCTTGCGTTCCTCGCGCGTCGCTTCCTCCAGTACGGCCCCTCCCAGTACCATCCGTCGTAAAGGCCAGCTGCTCACACGCCAGGAAAGATCATCCTTGCGTCTCCAGTCTTTGGGTAGTGACATGGTCAGATCAAGTTCCTGACCACCGCGGTTGACACTGGCTACCAGCTGATCTGTCTCTTTCGCATGCTGCAGGACCCACTGCACATCGGCAATTGAAAGTAAAGGCTGGCCTTCCAGCGAGAGGACCTGATCCCCTGCTTTAAATCCAGCCTGCGCGGCGATGGAGTCTGCAGTGACATCCTGCACCGTCGCTTTTTCCTGCGGGTCGAGAATCAACCCCAGGATTTTGGGATGTGGATACGAAAACAGAATCTGATTGGGCAGCGGTTTCTGATCACGCAGATAATAATCGCGCTGGGCATCGCCAATCTGGTGGCAGTGGATGCAGCTTTTCACAATGTTCTGCTTATCATTGATCCGCGAATTATATTTGCCAGCCAGCAACGGAAACTTTTCCGGAGAGGCCACCAGTGGCTTTGTCCCCTGCTTCCCGGCCAGCGAATCCTTTGTGGTCTCATAGTTCTTATGCAGTTCCAGCGCCCCTTCGATGGCCTTTCGCAGACCGGTAATCGAAACGTCTTCCGTCCACATCGTCCGATGCGAACGGGTTCCAAACCGCCCGTAAACGGTCCTATCAGGATTCAGCATGAAAACGGCAAACGACTGATCGTAGTCATATTGAAATAGCGACAGATCCAGCCCGTTGGTGGAAATCAGCCGCACACGGACGAACTTGTCCATTAAAGGCTTCAGGTTCTGGTCCTGCTCCATCAGCTGTTCATCCAGTTTCACGCATTCCTCA is from Gimesia maris and encodes:
- a CDS encoding sulfatase-like hydrolase/transferase, with the translated sequence MLNTPRRSILMFLSLFAFCSQLQAAERPNILIIFTDDQGINDVGCYGSEIPTPHIDQLAKEGLLFRQYYSASAICTPSRFGILTGRNPTRSQDQLLGALMFMSDIDQNRGIQPGETTIADVLQQNGYQTALLGKWHLGHGTESFLPTAHGFDLFRGHTGGCIDYFTMTYGNIPDWYHNQRHVSENGYATDLITEEAEHFLKDQQTTDKPFFLFLSYNAPHFGKGWSPGDQSPVNIMQARGDDLKRVGTIKDKVRREFAAMTVSLDDGIGRVMSSLKNNGLDQNTLVIFMTDHGGDYVYGGNNQPFRGAKATLFEGGIRVPCIIRWPGKIKAGTETNEVAWALDLFPTICHFANVDTDGLTLDGKDISGLLTRQTPVGTRELYWQLGPHAELKRGRWSALRQGDWKYIQDAGGEEFLFDLKADPYEKQNLTQSQSTKLTELQERRDTLVKTLTPQVKSIAP
- a CDS encoding DUF502 domain-containing protein, whose product is MSQHVKKSFGFLKTTAIGGLIFLLPLIVIGALVGQIVPIVLSIATFLSDYIPVKTPAGIAMLIGLALGIVLLLCFAAGLVARWSIGRSLSRLIEKNLILLFPRYAIYREQLKGSIGGDHNKPEMLPVLVRLDDMTRIAFEAERTDEKLVSVYMPGSPDPWSGWVVFMTPDRVERLDIPFSEALGICERMGRESLYLLEPSPVLKQK
- a CDS encoding metallophosphoesterase, translating into MPVHLPAQNRRQFLFTLGAGFVTCSTGLLAAEQKTQQSDIVYLLNDTHIGEKHPPKSPIPTHLREIVTELVELPQKPACVLINGDLALRDGQPGDYRHFASLIQPLQEAKIDTHLTLGNHDERDVFYEVMQEQRPSAPPVKSRHISVVQTKFANFFLLDSLHKTMVTQGTLGKEQRSWLANALDAHADKPAIIVTHHNPRLGGDPVHFPGGLTDSEELWELLVSRPQVKAYIHGHIHDRGNAQHKGIHILNTPATSYVANPDHSTTGWTIAQLTPTGVTLTTRTNIEDHAWNRQTKTLTWR
- a CDS encoding Trx7/PDZ domain-containing (seleno)protein produces the protein MWKFFLVTAALTVQVTTVSLAQTREEKVKQDRDHVESTGYWIYNDLEQGFITAKESNKPLLVVLRCIPCEECVKLDEQLMEQDQNLKPLMDKFVRVRLISTNGLDLSLFQYDYDQSFAVFMLNPDRTVYGRFGTRSHRTMWTEDVSITGLRKAIEGALELHKNYETTKDSLAGKQGTKPLVASPEKFPLLAGKYNSRINDKQNIVKSCIHCHQIGDAQRDYYLRDQKPLPNQILFSYPHPKILGLILDPQEKATVQDVTADSIAAQAGFKAGDQVLSLEGQPLLSIADVQWVLQHAKETDQLVASVNRGGQELDLTMSLPKDWRRKDDLSWRVSSWPLRRMVLGGAVLEEATREERKQIGLTMASPDMALRIKHLGQYGAHAAAKKAGFQKGDLILSYNGRKDLKRETDLLAYGVNELKPGESVPVTVLRERKRLGLFLPRQE